A stretch of the Drosophila sulfurigaster albostrigata strain 15112-1811.04 chromosome 2L, ASM2355843v2, whole genome shotgun sequence genome encodes the following:
- the LOC133850421 gene encoding queuine tRNA-ribosyltransferase catalytic subunit — translation MSSSKIPPLTYKVVAECSVSKARAGLMTLRHSEVRTPVFMPVGTQGTLKGILPDQLIELDCQILLGNTYHLGLRPGIETLQKAGGLHNFMGWPRAILTDSGGFQMVSLLQLAEIDERGVNFRSPFDQSECMLTPEHSMQIQNAIGADIMMQLDDVVKTTTTGPRVEEAMERTIRWVDRCISAHARNDDQSLFPIVQGGLDIPLRERCVSALMERQVRGFAVGGLSGGESKHDFWRMVDVCTDHLPKEKPRYLMGVGFAADLVVCVALGIDMFDCVFPTRTARFGCALVDGGQLNLKQQKYKNDMTSIDVDCGCNTCKRYTRSYLHHIATNENVSCSLLSIHNVAFQLRLMNSMREAIQRDEFPHFVRDFMARHFVGEPIPTWIREALAAVNIELPEDAVQPTEEQEKRTEKSR, via the exons ATGAGTTCCAGCAAAATTCCACCGCTCACCTACAAAGTGGTGGCCGAATGCAGCGTTTCTAAAGCGCGCGCCGGTCTCATGACTTTGAG GCACAGCGAGGTGCGCACTCCAGTATTTATGCCCGTGGGTACGCAGGGCACCCTCAAGGGCATACTGCCCGATCAGTTGATTGAGCTCGATTGTCAAATCCTACTCGGCAACACTTATCATTTGGGACTTCGACCGGGCATCGAGACGCTACAAAAAGCAGGAGGGTTGCACAATTTTATGGGCTGGCCACGCGCAATACTCACGGATTCGGGTGGCTTTCAGATGGTCTCGCTGCTGCAGCTCGCGGAAATCGATGAGCGTGGCGTCAACTTTCGTTCGCCCTTTGATCAAAGTGAATGCATGTTAACGCCCGAGCATTCGATGCAAATTCAGAATGCCATTGGAGCGGACATCATGATGCAGCTGGACGATGTCGTGAAGACCACAACAACGGGGCCCCGTGTCGAGGAGGCTATGGAACGCACTATTCGCTGGGTAGACCGTTGTATCTCAGCTCACGCCCGCAACGATGACCAATCGCTGTTTCCCATTGTCCAGGGAGGATTGGATATTCCTCTCAGAGAGCGATGTGTATCTGCTTTGATGGAGCGCCAGGTGCGCGGCTTTGCTGTGGGCGGCTTGAGTGGCGGCGAGAGCAAGCATGACTTTTGGCGCATGGTTGATGTGTGCACCGATCATCTGCCCAAAGAGAAGCCACGTTACCTGATGGGTGTGGGCTTTGCAGCCGATCTTGTGGTCTGCGTCGCCCTCGGAATCGATATGTTTGACTGCGTCTTTCCCACACGCACAGCTCGCTTTGGTTGCGCCTTGGTGGATGGTGGACAGCTCAATCTGAAGCAGCAGAAGTATAAAAATGACATGACGTCCATTGATGTTGATTGTGGTTGCAACACCTGCAAGCGTTACACTCGCTCCTATCTGCATCACATTGCCACCAATGAGAACGTCTCCTGTTCGTTACTTAGCATCCACAACGTTGCCTTTCAGCTGCGTCTGATGAACTCTATGCGGGAAGCGATCCAACGGGATGAGTTTCCGCACTTTGTACGCGATTTCATGGCTAGACATTTTGTGGGCGAACCGATTCCCACTTGGATACGTGAAGCGTTGGCAGCTGTCAACATTGAACTGCCCGAGGATGCAGTGCAGCCAACAGAGGAGCAGGAGAAGCGGACGGAAAAGAGCAGATGA